In one Meleagris gallopavo isolate NT-WF06-2002-E0010 breed Aviagen turkey brand Nicholas breeding stock unplaced genomic scaffold, Turkey_5.1 ChrUn_random_7180001882465, whole genome shotgun sequence genomic region, the following are encoded:
- the LOC104916314 gene encoding histone-lysine N-methyltransferase SUV39H1-like: GPVRPGPRGLPSRASSYLVQKAEQRQALRRWEQHLNNTRSHRGRIAVENEVDLHGPPRDFVYINEYKVGAGVQLTPVAVGCECSDCLAEAAGGCCPGASHNKFAYNEAGQVRIRAGLPIYECNSRCRCGSDCPNRVVQKGIRYDLCIFRTGNGRGWGVRTLERIRKNSFVMEYVGEVS, encoded by the coding sequence CTCCCGCGCTTCCTCTTACCTGGTGCAGAAGGCGGAGCAGCGGCAGGCGCTGCGGCGCTGGGAGCAGCACCTGAACAACACCCGCAGCCACCGCGGCCGCATCGCCGTGGAAAACGAGGTGGACTTGCACGGCCCACCCCGGGACTTCGTCTACATCAACGAGTACAAAGTGGGGGCCGGTGTCCAACTGACCCCCGTGGCCGTGGGTTGCGAGTGTAGCGATTGCTTGGCTGAGGCTGCGGGAGGCTGCTGCCCCGGAGCCTCGCACAACAAGTTTGCCTACAACGAGGCTGGGCAGGTGCGCATCCGGGCCGGGCTGCCCATCTACGAATGCAACTCGAGGTGCCGCTGCGGCTCCGATTGCCCCAACCGAGTGGTGCAGAAGGGGATCCGCTACGACCTCTGCATCTTCCGCACGGGCAACGGGCGCGGCTGGGGCGTCCGCACCTTGGAACGCATCCGCAAGAACAGCTTCGTGATGGAGTACGTGGGGGAGGTGAGC